The Populus nigra chromosome 19, ddPopNigr1.1, whole genome shotgun sequence genome includes a window with the following:
- the LOC133680000 gene encoding glycoprotein 3-alpha-L-fucosyltransferase A isoform X2, whose amino-acid sequence MGVLTNLRGSRAATASQEGLPVSDGSPSNSTQVSIFKMKWSNFLPIFVALVVIAEIAFLGRLDMGKNADLVDSWADSFFYRSTISADMVESDDFGLETVNMDNSNGTSESDSCEEWLEKEDAVVYSRDFNKDPVLVAGAEKEWNTCGVECQFGFNPSKKPDAGFGLPQQGGTASVLRSMESASYYAENNIAHARRGYDVVMTTSLSSDVPVGYFSWAEYDIMAPVQPKTEKALAAAFISNCGARNFRLQALDGLERSNINIDSYGNCHRNHDGRVDKVKTLKRYKFSLAFENSNEEDYVTEKFFQSLVAGTIPVVVGAPNIQDFAPAPNSILHIKELEDVDSIAKTMKYLGENPDAYNQSLRWKYEGPSDSFKALVDMAAVHSSCRLCIHLATMIREKEENSPGFKRRPCRCTKDLETVYHLYVRERGRFQMESIFLRSGNLTVKALEAAVLKKFKSLKHVPIWKQERPESIRGGDDFKVYRVYPVGMTQRQALYSYKFNTDNDFKNHLEVNPCAKFEVIFV is encoded by the exons ATGGGTGTTTTGACAAATCTAAGAGGATCAAGAGCTGCAACAGCATCACAAGAAGGGTTGCCTGTATCAGATGGGTCACCATCAAATTCTACTCAAGTTTCAATCTTTAAAATGAAGTGGTCAAATTTTTTGCCAATTTTTGTTGCTCTTGTGGTGATAGCAGAGATCGCCTTTCTGGGTCGTCTTGATATGGGTAAAAATGCCGATTTAGTTGATTCTTGGGCTGATAGTTTTTTCTACAGGTCAACTATATCTGCTGATATGGTGGAAAGTGATGATTTTGGATTGGAAACAGTGAATATGGATAATAGTAATGGAACTTCGGAGTCAGATAGCTGTGAGGAGTGGTTAGAAAAGGAGGATGCTGTGGTTTATTCAAGAGATTTTAATAAAGATCCCGTTTTGGTCGCTGGAGCGGAAAAG GAGTGGAACACATGTGGGGTGGAATGTCAGTTTGGATTTAACCCCAGTAAGAAGCCAGATGCTGGATTTGGCTTGCCTCAACAAGGTGGAACAGCTAGTGTGTTAAGGTCGATGGAATCAGCTTCCTACTATGCAGAGAACAATATTGCCCACGCACGACG GGGATATGATGTTGTAATGACAACGAGTCTCTCCTCAGATGTGCCAGTTGGATATTTTTCCTGGGCTGAGTATGATATCATGGCACCAGTGCAGCCAAAGACTGAGAAAGCACTTGCAGCTGCTTTCATTTCCAATTGTGGTGCTCGCAACTTCCGCTTGCAAGCACTTGATGGACTTGAAAGGTCGAACATCAACATAGATTCCTATGGTAACTGCCATCGGAACCATGACGGAAGAG TGGATAAAGTAAAGACTCTGAAGCGTTACAAATTTAGCTTGGCTTTTGAGAATTCCAATGAGGAGGATTATGTCACAGAAAAATTCTTCCAATCTCTTGTTGCTG gaACCATACCTGTGGTAGTTGGTGCTCCAAATATTCAAGATTTTGCTCCTGCACCTAACTCAATTTTACATATCAAGGAGCTAGAAGATGTTGATTCAATTGCGAAGACCATGAAATACCTTGGAGAAAATCCTGATGCCTACAATCAATCATTAAG GTGGAAATACGAGGGCCCATCTGATTCTTTCAAGGCACTGGTAGATATGGCAGCAGTACACTCATCATGCCGTCTTTGCATTCACCTTGCTACTATGATTCGGGAGAAAGAGGAAAATAGCCCAGGGTTTAAGAGGCGTCCCTGCAGATGCACCAAAGACTTAGAGACCGTGTATCATTTATATgtaagagagagaggaagattTCAGATGGAGTCCATTTTCTTGAG GTCTGGCAATCTAACTGTAAAGGCTCTAGAGGCTGCAGTGCTCAAGAAGTTTAAGTCTTTGAAGCATGTGCCCATCTGGAAGCAGGAAAGACCTGAAAGCATAAGGGGAGGAGACGATTTTAAAGTTTACAGAGTATACCCTGTAGGCATGACACAGAGGCAAGCTCTGTACTCTTACAAATTCAACACTGATAATGATTTCAAGAATCACTTGGAAGTCAACCCATGTGCAAAGTTTGAGGTGATATTTGTCTAG
- the LOC133680000 gene encoding glycoprotein 3-alpha-L-fucosyltransferase A isoform X1, with protein sequence MGVLTNLRGSRAATASQEGLPVSDGSPSNSTQVSIFKMKWSNFLPIFVALVVIAEIAFLGRLDMGKNADLVDSWADSFFYRSTISADMVESDDFGLETVNMDNSNGTSESDSCEEWLEKEDAVVYSRDFNKDPVLVAGAEKEWNTCGVECQFGFNPSKKPDAGFGLPQQGGTASVLRSMESASYYAENNIAHARRRGYDVVMTTSLSSDVPVGYFSWAEYDIMAPVQPKTEKALAAAFISNCGARNFRLQALDGLERSNINIDSYGNCHRNHDGRVDKVKTLKRYKFSLAFENSNEEDYVTEKFFQSLVAGTIPVVVGAPNIQDFAPAPNSILHIKELEDVDSIAKTMKYLGENPDAYNQSLRWKYEGPSDSFKALVDMAAVHSSCRLCIHLATMIREKEENSPGFKRRPCRCTKDLETVYHLYVRERGRFQMESIFLRSGNLTVKALEAAVLKKFKSLKHVPIWKQERPESIRGGDDFKVYRVYPVGMTQRQALYSYKFNTDNDFKNHLEVNPCAKFEVIFV encoded by the exons ATGGGTGTTTTGACAAATCTAAGAGGATCAAGAGCTGCAACAGCATCACAAGAAGGGTTGCCTGTATCAGATGGGTCACCATCAAATTCTACTCAAGTTTCAATCTTTAAAATGAAGTGGTCAAATTTTTTGCCAATTTTTGTTGCTCTTGTGGTGATAGCAGAGATCGCCTTTCTGGGTCGTCTTGATATGGGTAAAAATGCCGATTTAGTTGATTCTTGGGCTGATAGTTTTTTCTACAGGTCAACTATATCTGCTGATATGGTGGAAAGTGATGATTTTGGATTGGAAACAGTGAATATGGATAATAGTAATGGAACTTCGGAGTCAGATAGCTGTGAGGAGTGGTTAGAAAAGGAGGATGCTGTGGTTTATTCAAGAGATTTTAATAAAGATCCCGTTTTGGTCGCTGGAGCGGAAAAG GAGTGGAACACATGTGGGGTGGAATGTCAGTTTGGATTTAACCCCAGTAAGAAGCCAGATGCTGGATTTGGCTTGCCTCAACAAGGTGGAACAGCTAGTGTGTTAAGGTCGATGGAATCAGCTTCCTACTATGCAGAGAACAATATTGCCCACGCACGACG AAGGGGATATGATGTTGTAATGACAACGAGTCTCTCCTCAGATGTGCCAGTTGGATATTTTTCCTGGGCTGAGTATGATATCATGGCACCAGTGCAGCCAAAGACTGAGAAAGCACTTGCAGCTGCTTTCATTTCCAATTGTGGTGCTCGCAACTTCCGCTTGCAAGCACTTGATGGACTTGAAAGGTCGAACATCAACATAGATTCCTATGGTAACTGCCATCGGAACCATGACGGAAGAG TGGATAAAGTAAAGACTCTGAAGCGTTACAAATTTAGCTTGGCTTTTGAGAATTCCAATGAGGAGGATTATGTCACAGAAAAATTCTTCCAATCTCTTGTTGCTG gaACCATACCTGTGGTAGTTGGTGCTCCAAATATTCAAGATTTTGCTCCTGCACCTAACTCAATTTTACATATCAAGGAGCTAGAAGATGTTGATTCAATTGCGAAGACCATGAAATACCTTGGAGAAAATCCTGATGCCTACAATCAATCATTAAG GTGGAAATACGAGGGCCCATCTGATTCTTTCAAGGCACTGGTAGATATGGCAGCAGTACACTCATCATGCCGTCTTTGCATTCACCTTGCTACTATGATTCGGGAGAAAGAGGAAAATAGCCCAGGGTTTAAGAGGCGTCCCTGCAGATGCACCAAAGACTTAGAGACCGTGTATCATTTATATgtaagagagagaggaagattTCAGATGGAGTCCATTTTCTTGAG GTCTGGCAATCTAACTGTAAAGGCTCTAGAGGCTGCAGTGCTCAAGAAGTTTAAGTCTTTGAAGCATGTGCCCATCTGGAAGCAGGAAAGACCTGAAAGCATAAGGGGAGGAGACGATTTTAAAGTTTACAGAGTATACCCTGTAGGCATGACACAGAGGCAAGCTCTGTACTCTTACAAATTCAACACTGATAATGATTTCAAGAATCACTTGGAAGTCAACCCATGTGCAAAGTTTGAGGTGATATTTGTCTAG